GTTAGCGAAGCACCGAAGCGAAGCGCAGTGCGGAATGCCCCGACCCTTGCGTCAGCAAGGGGCACGCCCAAAAAAATTATCTCTTAGAACGAACATAAAAATCTTTGTTTGTATAAGTAAGTTTGAAAACGGAGTGGCAAAACAATGTATATTTATTAAAAGTTTCTGAATATTTATTCATTTCTTGCAACATGTTAAAAATCAGTTCATTATATTTAAAATTTTTCTAATTGACTATCAGCAATTTTCAAAAAAAAATGAAAATTATAACAACTTTCTTTGTAGTATTGCGTTTGAAGTATTGAAGTCGGTTCCCTAACTAAACTATCAAATACTATGGCCGTTGAGATTTTGGCAAGAATCCAATTCGCCTTTACGGCGGCTTTCCACTACTTATATCCACCTATGAGCATAGGGTTGGGAGTAGTGCTAGTTATCATGGAAGCAATGTACCTGCGAACCAAACAACGAATATACAAGCACATCACTAAGTTCTGGGTCAAAATTTTCGCGTTAACTTTTGCTATTGGAGTAGCTTCGGGAATTGTAATGGAATTTGAATTTGGCACTAACTGGGCTACTTATTCAAGATATGTAGGAGATGTATTCGGAAGTCCTTTGGCTGCAGAAGGTATTTTTGCTTTCTTTTTGGAATCAGGGTTTTTGGCAATTTTGGTATTCGGATGGAACAAAGTAGGTCCTATAACACACTTTATTTCTACCGTAATGGTTGCACTGGGGGCTACATTAAGCTCAGTTTGGATTGTAGTAGCCAACTCTTGGATGCAAACACCTGCAGGGTATCGGATTGTAGGAGAAGGAATGAATGCGCGGGCAGAAATTATAGACTTCTGGGCAGTAGTATTCAATCCCTCATCTATGGAAAGATTAACACACGTTATATTAGGTTCTTGGCTAACAGGCGCTTTTGTCGTTATCAGTATCAGTGCATACTACCTTAGAAAAAAAATACACGAAGAATTCGCCATTCGTTCTATGAAGATAGGTTTAGTAGTAGCTTTTATAGCTATGGGATTACAGTTTATCAGCGGACATGTAAGTGCTACAGGTGTAGCTAAAAATCAACCTGAAAAATTGGCTGCTATGGAAGGACACTTTGAAGCTGATGCCCCTGCGGACCTATATTTATTCGGCTGGGTAGATACAAAAAACCAAACTACAAAAGGTATAGCCCTTCCTAATATGCTTAGCTTTTTAGTACATGGCGATACGAATACTCCTATAAAAGGATTGAAAGCCTTTCCAAAAGAAGACTTACCCCCTATACAAGCTACATTTCAATTCTATCACTTAATGCTTTTTGCTGCTTTTCTCATGGCTATATTCTTAATTGCAGCAGGGTGGCTATGGTACAAAGGTAAGCTTTGGACAAATAAAACCATGTTGACTATTCTGACCTTATCCGTAGTATTACCCCACATTGCTAACCAAGCAGGTTGGTTTGCTGCGGAAATTGGTAGACAACCTTGGATTGTGTATAAAATGCTTCGCACTTCTGAAGCCCTTTCTAAATCTGTAATGGCTAATCAAGTGCTTTGGTCTTTGATAATGTTCATGTTAGTTTATTTGTTGCTTTTTGCCTTGTTTTTATTCTTGTTGAACGAAAAAGTAAAAGCAGGACCTTTTGCGAAAGTAGAAGTACATGAGCAATACAGAGATACAGGAGATCAAGTAGCGCCTTGGGTTAATAAAATTACACGTGAGCGAGTGGAACAGAATGTAGAAGAGTAAATCTGCGTGAGGCATGCGAAGGGCGTGCGTCAGCACGGTGCGGAGCAAGGCGAAGCACCGAAGCGAAAGCGTAGCCCGTAGCACGCCGACCTTGTGGGCTTTTGCCCACAAGGGCACGCCCAAAAATATCTTATTCAAAAAATCAAATTAAAAAATCTAAAAATCTATCCTAAAACAACTATGGACTTAAATATCATCTGGTTTGTATTAGTCGGAGTTCTTTTAACAGGGTATGCCATATTAGATGGCTTTGACTTAGGTGTGGGTAGCCTGCACCTATTTGCCAAAGGAGATAGAGAACGCCGCATTTTGCTCAATTCTATTGGTCCCGTATGGGATGGCAACGAAGTATGGTTAGTTACAGGGGGAGGAGCGCTATTTGCTGCCTTTCCGCACGTGTACGCAAGCGTATTCTCTGCCTTTTATGATGCCTTTATGCTTTTACTATTAGTGTTGATATTCAGGGCTATTTCTATTGAGTTCAGGAGTAAATATCCTAGTCCTACGTGGCGAAAAACATGGGATATTGCTTTTTCAATATCGAGCTATTTAATTGCATTACTTGCAGGTGTAGCACTGGGTAATATCGTTATCGGCGTACCTCTAGATAAAAACCATGAACTTCATACTAATGTGCTTAACCTGCTTACACCTTACACGGTTTTAGTTGGTATCACTACTGTAGCTCTATTTATGATGCACGGAGCCATCTACTTGCTGATGAAAACCGAAGGTGAAATTCAAGCTCGAGTACGCGTGTGGGTACAAAATGCTATGATTTTCTTTATTATGTGCTATGTTTCTTTGAGCATGGTTACTTTGCTCTATGTGCCACGAATGGCAGATAAGTTTCGCGAACAACCTTTATTTTTTCTTGTGGCAGTAGTAAATATGTTTGCTATTGCTAACATTCCCCGAGAAATCACTAAAAATAGACCTGGCTACGCTTTTATTTCGTCAAGTGTCAATATTTTGTGTTTAATGAGCTTATTTGCCATTGGTCTATTTCCAAATTTAGTACCTGCTGTTGATCCTGCTAATAGTTTAACTATCTATAATGCGGCTTCTTCACCTAAGACTTTAAGTATTATGCTCATTTTTGCTTTGCTGGGGGTTCCTGTGGTTTTAGCTTATACTATCAGTATTTATTGGATATACCGCGGCAAAGTAAAATTAGACGAAATGAGCTATTAAAGAGCTTTTTACTATCGGTTGTTAAAGGTTACGTTACGTTGGATGGTCTGCATGTATGTTGCATGCAGACTTCTTTATTTTACCTTGTAATCAGGATAATTGACTATAATTATTTATTTTTTTTGGGCGTGCCCTTGTGGGCTTTTGCCCACAAGGTCGGCGTGCTACGGGCTACGCTATCGCTTCGGTGCTACGCTTCGCTCCGCACCGTGCTGACGCACGCCCTTCGCATGCCTCACGCAAGGATCTCTGAAACTATCGTTTCTTTGTTTCATATACCAAGTTTTAGCTTGTAAGTACTTGTACTTCAAGCTAAAACAAGGTAAAGACATAACTGCACAGGTCATCTGCGTGAGGGGCATGGAGCATGCCGTTAGGCAGTACGAAGCGCAGCGAAGTACCGAAGCGAAGCGTAGTGCGGAATGCCCCGACCCTTGCGTTAGCAAGGGGCACGCCCAAAAAAACTTTATCTATCCAAATATCATTTTTAGCTTTACATCAATTCCGCACCTAAAATTGAAACACAACTTGACACATAATTTTTATTTACAAATACGTCCAATGTTGACAATTATTAGAATTCCTTTTACCTTGCATTAAAAATTCGGCATGAGTATATGGAAATACCACGAACGATGAAAGCCCTTCGCAAAACTAAACCTGCGTTTGGGGCTGAAATAGTTGAAATTCCCGTTCCTCAAATACAACCCAACGAAGTATTAGTAAAAGTACATGCTTGTTCTATTTGCGGTACAGACGTAAGCATATATGAGTGGAATAAATGGGCACAAGGGCGAATTAAAAATATCCCTCAAACTATGGGACACGAATTCACGGGCGAAATTGTACAAGTAGGTGCCCATTGCACTCGCTTAAAAGTGGGCGATATCGTATCCGTAGAAACTCATATACCTGACAACTACTCAAAACAAACGCTTACAGGTCAAATGCATATATCCAAAGAAATGAAAATTGTAGGCGTAGACCGCGATGGCTCTATGGCTGAATATATAGCTATTCCTGAACTAGTAGCTTGGAAAAATGATCCCAACATGCCCACACATTTAGCTTCTGTACAAGAACCCCTCGGAAACGCGGTATATTGTACGTTAGTTACGCCTGTACATGGGCAAAGTATTGCCATTTTTGGCGATGGTCCAATTGGTTTATTTTCTGTAGCTGTGGCTCGTGCCGCAGGGGCTACAACGATTATTTTAGTTGGTTTAGAAGAGTTTAGATTAAATTTAGCAAAACAAGTAGGAGCAGACTACGTCATCAACGCTCGGCATGAAAATCCTGTAGCGCGTATCATGGAAATTACACAAGGAGATGGAGTAGATATTGTTTCTGAAATGTCAGGTTCGCCCATAGCCGTAGAACAGTGCTTTGAAGTGGTACGAAGAGGAGGTTTTTTACGCCTTTTCGGTATATTCAAAGACAAGGTCCCCATAGATATTAACGACCATATCATATTCAAAGGAATTACTATCCACGGCATCAATGGTAGGTTGATGTTTGATACATGGTTTACAGTTTCTAATCTTTTGAAATCAGGTAGATTGAATATAGAACCTTTGATAACGCATAAATTACCTTTTGAAAGGTATGAAGAAGGCTTTAATTTAATGCTGGAAACACCTAAAAAATGCTCCAAAGTTGTGCTATACATGGACACAACAAAGATGATATAAACTTTTGAGCGGCTTAGCTTTTTATGCCGCTAAGCTACACTGCAACGGTCAACATTCAAATACAACTTTTCTAATAATCTGAATTTTCTCTGCTTTCTTTTTCTTCGGGCGTAACTATGATAAAAATGTCTTCGTTGTCTTTTTTCATAAAATACTTTTCTCGGGCATAGTTTTCTAAAAATACTTTGTCTTCGTTAATGTATTTGAGCGTACTATCAAATTCACGAATTTTCTTTTGATAAAACTTCTTGTCGTTATATACTTCATGAAGTTTCTTTCTCAATGCAAGTAAGGTAAAAATGTTATTTCTGTCAAAAAAGAGCATCCATACAGATAAAAACAACAAAACAATTACATACTTATTGGTCAGGTAAGACAAAATTTTTTCTCTCATACTTACCGCAAATTAAAAATATAGGACAGGATTTGTATTTACTTGTGTAGAATACACAGGAATGCTTTCAAATTTTTGGGAAATAATGTGTGCTATTGCTTGTGCTACGTATTGTTCGGTTTCGTAGTGTCCGCCATCTATGAGCATAAGGGAAGCAGGGACATCAAAAAAAGTGTGATAGGTAATATCTGCTGTAATAAAAGCATCGGCATTTTGTTGTACGGCATCTGAAATGAGAAAACTACCTGCACCTCCACATAAAGCTACACGCTGTATTTTCTTTTTATGCGTATATGTATAACGAAGAAACGGAATTTTTAAGACCTGCTTAGCCACTTTTAAGAATTCTTGGGGGGTGTAGGAAGTAGGCAACTCTCCTATTATTCCTGCTCCGTCGTACAGTTCTTGTGTAGAATGGTCAGCAAAAATGTGATAAGCAGGCGTTTCATAAGGATGACTTTGATGCAAAGCTTTGATGATTTGACGTTCTAAATAAGCAGGAAAGCGCATCTCTAAGCGTACCTCTACCTCTTGGCTAAGCTGATTTTTTACTCCACTAAAAGGTTGAGCTTCTTGGTTAGGTCTAAATGTGCCATAGCCTTGCACGTTATAGCTGCACTCTGTATAATTACCTATAACGCCTGCCCCTGACTGCGCTAATGCACTACGCACTTGTGAAACATATTGCGTAGGAACAAAAGTAACAATTACCTTGTAATAATTTTGCAGTTTGCGCAAAGGTTTGAGGTTGGATAAAGCAAAAGATTTAGCTAACCAATAATTTGTTCCCTTAAACACGTGGTCAAAATTGGTGTGCATTGCGTAGACTGCTATGCCTTCTTGAATACAACGATATACCATTTGCTCATTGTAATTTTGCAAAGTAATTTTTTTAAGCGGTCTAAATATAATAGGATGATGTGTGATTATTACATTACAATTGAGCTTTTTGGCTTCATTGATAACTTCATGATTGAGTTCGAGGGCAGTCAAAATACCTTTTATTTCGGTTTGCTCTTCACCAATAAGCAAACCTACATTATCGTAGTCTTCTTTAAGAGCAGCAGGAGCAACTTCTTGTAAGTAGCTTATCAAGTCTTGTACTTTCATAGTTGTTAGGAATTACAAATTTAATCAAATCTGCAAGTTTTTTACTTAACCTTGTTTTAAGTAGGCTATCATTTGGGCTATATCAAGAGAAATTTGTTCGCCTGTTAGCATATTTTTTAGCCCGTATTTTCCTGATTGTACTTCATTTTCACCTATAATAAGCACGTAAGGAATACCTTTTTTGTTAGCATATTCAAATTGTTTAGCAATCTTTTTAGGTTCGCTAAATAGTTCAGAGGGTATACCTGCTTTACGCAGCTGGCTGACCAAAGATAAACTATGTCCTAAAAGGGCTTTATTGAATTGTGTTACAAGTACTTTGGCTGTATGCGTAGCTGTAGGTAAAAGCTGTTTTTCTTTAAGGACATCATATATCCTATCTACTCCGAAAGACATTCCGACTGCCGTAATTTCTTTACCTGCAAACATGCCAATCAAATTGTCATAACGCCCACCGCCTAATATAGATCCCATTTGTACATTATTTGCCTTAACCTCTATGATAGTGCCTGTATAATAAGAAAGCCCCCTAGCTAAAGTAATGTCTATTTTTATCCTGTCCGTAGAGTAATTCATTTCCCCGACGTACTTTAACACTTGTTGTAAATCGTCAATAGCGTGCAGTGCTTTTGGTGAGTCGTGTAGGTCTTCTGTGAGTTTACCTAATATATTTGCGTTATCTTCGGCAGTCAATAAAATTTTTAACAAGCTTTGGGCGGTATCAAACTCAATTTGTCTTTGGACAAGCTCTTGTAGAACCCCTTCTGTACCTATTTTATCCCATTTATCTATGGCTATCAAAACATCATTTTCTTTATCTTGAAGCTGATATTTTTCTATAATTCCGCTCAAAAGTTTTCTATGGTTGATTTTGATAGTAATGTCAGAAAGTTGAAGCGCATCAAACGCATCTTGGATTAAGCAAATAAGTTCTGCTTCGCAAATTAAACTGTTCGAACCTATAATATCTACATCGCACTGATAAAATTCCTGATATCGCCCTTTTTGGGGACTATCTGCACGCCATACAGGTTGCATTTGATATCTTCGGAAGGGCAGTGTAATTTCATTAGGATACATAGCTATTACGCGGGCAAGAGGCACAGTCAAATCGTACCGAAGTGCTTTCTTAGAGATATACTTCAAAATTTTTGCAGATTCCAGCGGTGTGGTGGTATCCACTTCTTTAAGAAAGTCCCCTGAATTAAGAATGTTGAATATAAGTTGATTACCTTCCTCGCCGTATTTACCGCGTAGAGTTTCTTGTAGTTCCATAGCAGGAGTTTCTAAGGGTAGGAAGCCGTATTTTTGAAAATTTTGTTCAAGTGTATCAAAAATATATTTGCGCCCTGCCATTTGAGCAGGCAAAAAATCTCTTGTTCCTTTGGGAATTGCAGGTTTGTTCATACAGGCTTGCAAAAATAGTGGTTTTTATGGGGATTATGAGTTGTAATAGAGTATATTTTCAAACTAATTTGGTATTTTTTTGGGCGTGCCCTTGTGGGCGTTTTGCTTGCGCTCACGCCCACAAGGTCGGCGTGCTTCGGGCTACGCTGACGCTTCGGTGCTACGCTGCGCTTCGCACCGTGCTGACGCACGCCCTTCGCATGCCTCACGCAGGATAAAAATTTTTAACCTTGTTTTACCTGCGTAAACGCTAAAATGAAACTTTATCCTGTAAAACTTTCATTTACATGAGTTTATTTTCGGCATCCCAAAAGATAAAATAAAAACTACTACATTCCACACCAATAAATCCCTTACTTTTACTTAAAATAAACTTTGCCTAATAATCTCTTAATTTTTATTCTACCAAATTCTCAAAAAAATGCTTACCTTTGCAACCATGAATGCTACAAAAGAAATAACAGACATATACAAAACTCTCACCGAGCAAAATGAACAGTGGTTCCAAGCTTTTGTGAACAGCTATTCCAAAGAACAACAAGAATACTGGACAAAACAATTACAGCAAGCTCTAGAAAAAATTGGTATCAACTTAACCAAAATTCAGCAACAATGGCTAACCGTACAAATGCAGTTTTTTCAAGATCAACTAGCTTTATGGGCTAGCTTCCTCAATCGCAATAATGAAAACTACACCCCTGTAATTACTCCCGATAAAAATGATAAACGCTTCACAGACCCCCAATGGACTGAAAACCCTATCTTTGATTTTATTAAGCAGTCTTACTTACTCTCTTCTCGCTGGCTTTTAGATAGCGTCAACAGTATAGAACTTTCCCCTGAACAACGCCGAAAAATGACTTTCTTTGTCAAACAATATATTGACGCAATGTCCCCTACAAACTTTGCACTGACTAACCCAGAAGTTATCCGCCTAGCTATCGAAACTAATGGGCAAAGCTTGATAGATGGCTTGAAAAACTTACTAAAAGACATAGAAAAAGGCAGAATTACCATGACCGATGAAAGCGCCTTTGAGGTTGGAAAAAATCTAGCAATTACTCCAGGCGCCGTTATCTATGAAAATGAACTCATGCAGCTCATTCAGTACTCTCCTACCACAGAACAAGTCTATGAAATTCCCTTGCTCATCATTCCACCTTGGATAAACAAATATTACATTCTTGACCTACAACCTGAAAATTCTTTTGTGCGCCACTGCTTAGATAACGGTTTTACGACCTTTATCATCTCTTGGAGAAACATACCTGAATCTATGGGGCACATTTCTTGGGAAGACTACATGGATAAAGGTGCCCTGACTGCAATGGACATTGTTAGAAAAATTACTAAATCCGAAAAAATCAATACATTAGGTTTTTGTATAGGAGGTACCTTATTAGGTTCAGTTTTGGCTGTTTTGGCAGCACAAAATAAAAACTATGTAGAAAGTGCCACTTTCTTAACTACAATGTTAGATTTTAGCGACACAGGCGACATTTCTGTATACGTAGATGAAAAACAAGTAGAAAAAAAAGAAATGGAACTAGGCGAGAAAGGTATCATGTCAGGTAAGATAATGGCTGATACTTTTTCTCAACTAAGAGCTAATGACTTAATATGGTCTTATGTGATTAACAATTATCTAAAAGGCAAAACGCCCCCACCTTTTGACTTGCTCTACTGGAATAGCGACTCTACTAACTTACCTGCAAAAATGTACACTTACTACCTACGTAACATGTATTTAGAAAACAACCTCCGAAAACCAGCTTGCTTAACAATGCTCAACCAGCCCATTGACTTGTCTAAAATAACTACACCTTCATACATATTAGCTACCGCAGAAGACCACATTGCACCTTGGAAAACATGCTTCGTTAGCACAGAGCTACTAGGCGGAGAAACAGAATTTGTCTTAGGTGCAAGCGGACATATTGCAGGAGTAATTAACCCTGCTAAAAAGAATAAAAGACACTACAATATCAATGGCGAAAAAGGTAAAGGTCCCGATCATTGGTTAAAAACTTCTCAAAGAGTGGAAGGTAGTTGGTGGAATCATTGGATTAAGTGGCTTGCCGCTCACGGCGGAAATCAAATTCCTGCAAGAACTACACTAGGTAACGAAGAATATACATTTATTGAACCTGCCCCAGGTAGATACGTAAAGGAACGCATAAGTTAAAACCAAAAACTCAATTTTTATTCTGTCAAGTCCGCTCTCAAAATAGGGTAGCAAAATTCTTGCATACCCCAGTAGGATAGTTCTTTACCTACCCCAGATAGTTTTATGCCCCCAAAGGGATACTTTGGATCGGAGCGAACTAATCCATTCACAAAAACATTTCCTGCCAAAAGTTTTGAAGCAATGTATGAAGCTTCTGCCCTATCTTGTGTCCAAACTGATGCACCTAGCCCATACTCTGTGTTGTTAGCTACCTCAATAGCATGGTCAATTTCATCAAAGACATAAATAGATGCAATAGGTGCAAAAACTTCTTCTTGCATAACTCGCATGTTAGGCTGTACGTTTGTCAATAATGTAGGCAAAAGAAAATTGCTGTTATCATCTTTACAACTTCCCCCTACTAAACAAGTGGCACCTTTTTCAAGCGCATCTTGTAATTGACTCAAAGCCGTTTCTAGTAAATCCTTTCTTGCCATAGGACCTATTTGAGTAGCTGGGTCAAGAGGATTACCGACACGTAGGCTTTTTATTTGTGCTAATAGCAAGTCAATAAACTTATCAGCAATATCGGACTGTACTAATATTCTCTTAGCTGCTATACAGCTTTGACCACAATTTCCAAAGCGCGAACGTATGCACACCTTGATAGCATTTTCTATGTTAGCATGTTTGGTAACAATTAAAGGGTCGCTACCGCCTAGCTCTAGAACCACTTTTTTCAAGTACTGTGCGGCTTGAGTAGCCACAGCTATACCTGCACGAGTACTTCCTGTTAAGCTGATTCCTTTTATGCGCTTATCGGCTATAAGTTGGCTAACTTGTTGATGAGAAATAAAAAGATTAGTATATACACCTTCCTCTACTCCCGCGTCTACAAATATTTTAGCTATAGCTAAAGAACACTGAGGAACATTAGGGGCATGCTTAACCAAAACAACATTTCCTGCTACAAGTGTAGGAATAACTGCTCTAAATACTTGCCAATACGGAAAATTCCAAGGCATAATACTTAAAATAATGCCCATAGGTACGTAATGCAAACTATGCTGCGCGTCAAATATGTTCGGTTTTGCATAATCCTTTGCATGGTTGTAATAGTGTTCGCATAAGGTTGCACATTTTTCTACTTCTGCTATACCCTCAGTGATAGGCTTGCCCATTTCTATGGCACTCAACCGAGCTAACTCTGCTTTTCTTTCATGAAGTAAGGTTGCTAATTTGGGTAGCACTTCAACTCTCTCTTCAATCGTTTTATTTTTCCATAATTCAAAAGTGGAGTTACTTTTTTCTACGTACTTTTCTAGTGTATCATTGCTTAAAATATCTACTTCAAAAAATATTTCTTGAGTAAGCGGAGATATACTTTGGTATTTCATGCTGCAAAAATACGGAAATAATGTAGGTAGGTTAATAACCTGTACCTTGCTCTAACTTAGCAGTATTTTCCGCTAATCGGAGTTGTTCTAAAAGCTCTGTAAGATTTCCATCCAAAACTTCGGGCAGGTTGTACACAGTATAGTTTATTCTGTGGTCCGTAACTCTACTTTGTGGAAAGTTGTAGGTTCTAATTTTAGCAGACCTATCACCTGTGCTAACCATAGTTCTACGTTGCTTAGCAATAGCTTCTTCTTGTTCGCGTACTTTTGCTTCGTATAGTTTAGTACGGAGCATTTGCATAGCTTTTTCGCGGTTAGCTAATTGTGTTCTTTCAGTTTGACACATTACTACTGTGCCCGTAGGTATGTGGGTGAGAATAACTTTGGTTTCTACTTTGTTGACATTTTGCCCACCAGCGCCCCCGCTGCGTGCTGTTTCCATTTTGATATCACTTTCTTTTATTTCTACGTCCACTTCTTCAGCTTCAGGTAAAACTGCTACAGTAGCCGCCGAAGTATGAATGCGCCCCGAAGCTTCTGTCTTAGGCACCCGCTGTACTCTATGTACGCCTGATTCAAACTTAAGAGTTCCGTACACGTCTTCCCCTGTAATATGAAGTATAATTTCTTTGTAACCTCCTGCTGTACCTTCTGTAAAATCTACAATTTCCACATTAAAGCCCATACGTTCAGCAAATCTTTGATACATACGTGCTAAATCTCCTGCAAATAAAGAAGCCTCATCTCCCCCCGTGCCTGCACGTATCTCCATCATTACATTTTTAGAGTCTTGAGGATCTTTGGGAATAAGCATTTGTTTAATTTTTTCCTCTAAAATGGATTGCTTTTCAGTAAGCTGTGCAATTTCATCTTTGGCAATATCTCGCAACTCCTCATCTGATTCTGTTTCCAATATCCTTTTACTATTTTCAAGGTTAGCTAAAACTAGCTCGTATTCTTGTATAGCAGATACAATTTTAGATAATTCTTTTGCTTCTTTATTTAGAGTTCTGAAGCGTTTCATGTCTGCAATTACATCTGGTGCAGTAAGCATCTCCTGTACTTCTTGGTATCGGACCTTTATTTTTTGCAACTTATCTAGCATAAATACCTTGCAAAATTATGAATTTGTACTAAATTGTAGGTTTCATCAATGCTTTTGAAGATTTTTGTACATTCCAGACAATCAAAAATATAATCTTGATTATCAATACTTTACAAAAAGTAGTAACCATAAAAGGGCTTTTTTTCAAACAAAAATTTTGTGGTTTAGAAAAAGCATATTAGTTTTGCATTCCCGATGTCTGAACAAAAACGTATGCGTCAGTACGAAACAACGTTCATTTTGGCACCTACGCTGACTGAGGAAGAGGCTAAGGCTACGTTCAACAAGTTTTTGAATATCGCAAAAGAGGGAGGAGCAACAATAATTCACACAGAAGAAATGGGCTTAAGAACTCTAGCTTATCCCATAAAGAGAAACACAAGTGGCTACTATTTCTACTTTGAGTTTCAAGCGCCCAGCTCATTCATCAGCAAATTAGAACGCGAATACCAAATTGACACTAATGTAATCCGTTTTCTAACTGTGAGCTTAGATAAGCACGCTATCGCCTTTAACATTAAAAGGCGTGAGGGTGCATTTAATCAACCTAAAAATACTACAACAGAGTAGATTTGAAAATTTTTTAATAAATTAGCGAAAGTAAACCACTTTAATCATAGATAACGATGGCTGACTTGAAGATGCCCGAAATCAATAGTGTAGTTGTTGTGGGCAATTTAACAAAGGATCCTATGTTTAGAGAAACCAGTTCCGGTACCCCCGTGGTTAATTTTACAATAGCATCTAACAGAAAGTACAAAGATGCGTCAGGGAACTGGCAGGAAGATGTATGCTACGTAGGGGTAGTAGCTTGGAACAAGCTGGCTGAAAGTTGCAGAAATAACCTCAGAAGAGGCTCCGCAGTGCTTATTGATGGCGAACTCCAAAGCCGAAGCTGGAAAACCGAAGACGGACACAATCGTAGTATCGTAGAAATTAAAGCAAGAAGAATTCAATTTTTGAACAAGAACTTCAGAAAGCCAACAAACACTGAAACGAATAATAACAACCAACAATTTGTTGCTGAAGACGAAGACTCCTACATGGAAGATCCAAAATTCCTCAATGAAAACATGAATCACCAAGAATAAAGCGCATAAATAAATGGAAACTATGAAAAAACAAACTACGGGACAAGACACAACGCAAGCCGTACAACCTCCTGCTACTATAAGCACAGAGGTCAAAAAGAAATATTGCCGCTTCAAAAAAGCAGGGATTAAGCACGTAGATTACCGCGACCCGAACTTCTTAATAAAATTTCTTAATGAACAAGGCAAAATACTACCTCGCCGCATCACAGGCACTAGCTTGAAGTTTCAACGTAAAGTTGCAAAAGCAGTAAAACGTGCAAGACATTTAGCCCTTTTGCCCTTCGTTACAGATGGATTAAAGTAGGAGGATACAATCATGGAAGTTATTCTAAAACAAGATGTCAAAGGTCTAGGACTTAAAGACGATATCGTCAAAGTAAAGGATGGCTACGCAAATAACTATCTCATTCCAAGAGGCATGGCTATCCCTGCTACACCTTCTAACCGCAAAGTGCTAGCAGAA
This region of Bacteroidia bacterium genomic DNA includes:
- a CDS encoding cytochrome ubiquinol oxidase subunit I — translated: MAVEILARIQFAFTAAFHYLYPPMSIGLGVVLVIMEAMYLRTKQRIYKHITKFWVKIFALTFAIGVASGIVMEFEFGTNWATYSRYVGDVFGSPLAAEGIFAFFLESGFLAILVFGWNKVGPITHFISTVMVALGATLSSVWIVVANSWMQTPAGYRIVGEGMNARAEIIDFWAVVFNPSSMERLTHVILGSWLTGAFVVISISAYYLRKKIHEEFAIRSMKIGLVVAFIAMGLQFISGHVSATGVAKNQPEKLAAMEGHFEADAPADLYLFGWVDTKNQTTKGIALPNMLSFLVHGDTNTPIKGLKAFPKEDLPPIQATFQFYHLMLFAAFLMAIFLIAAGWLWYKGKLWTNKTMLTILTLSVVLPHIANQAGWFAAEIGRQPWIVYKMLRTSEALSKSVMANQVLWSLIMFMLVYLLLFALFLFLLNEKVKAGPFAKVEVHEQYRDTGDQVAPWVNKITRERVEQNVEE
- the cydB gene encoding cytochrome d ubiquinol oxidase subunit II — translated: MDLNIIWFVLVGVLLTGYAILDGFDLGVGSLHLFAKGDRERRILLNSIGPVWDGNEVWLVTGGGALFAAFPHVYASVFSAFYDAFMLLLLVLIFRAISIEFRSKYPSPTWRKTWDIAFSISSYLIALLAGVALGNIVIGVPLDKNHELHTNVLNLLTPYTVLVGITTVALFMMHGAIYLLMKTEGEIQARVRVWVQNAMIFFIMCYVSLSMVTLLYVPRMADKFREQPLFFLVAVVNMFAIANIPREITKNRPGYAFISSSVNILCLMSLFAIGLFPNLVPAVDPANSLTIYNAASSPKTLSIMLIFALLGVPVVLAYTISIYWIYRGKVKLDEMSY
- the tdh gene encoding L-threonine 3-dehydrogenase — its product is MEIPRTMKALRKTKPAFGAEIVEIPVPQIQPNEVLVKVHACSICGTDVSIYEWNKWAQGRIKNIPQTMGHEFTGEIVQVGAHCTRLKVGDIVSVETHIPDNYSKQTLTGQMHISKEMKIVGVDRDGSMAEYIAIPELVAWKNDPNMPTHLASVQEPLGNAVYCTLVTPVHGQSIAIFGDGPIGLFSVAVARAAGATTIILVGLEEFRLNLAKQVGADYVINARHENPVARIMEITQGDGVDIVSEMSGSPIAVEQCFEVVRRGGFLRLFGIFKDKVPIDINDHIIFKGITIHGINGRLMFDTWFTVSNLLKSGRLNIEPLITHKLPFERYEEGFNLMLETPKKCSKVVLYMDTTKMI
- a CDS encoding septum formation initiator family protein — encoded protein: MREKILSYLTNKYVIVLLFLSVWMLFFDRNNIFTLLALRKKLHEVYNDKKFYQKKIREFDSTLKYINEDKVFLENYAREKYFMKKDNEDIFIIVTPEEKESRENSDY
- a CDS encoding Nif3-like dinuclear metal center hexameric protein: MKVQDLISYLQEVAPAALKEDYDNVGLLIGEEQTEIKGILTALELNHEVINEAKKLNCNVIITHHPIIFRPLKKITLQNYNEQMVYRCIQEGIAVYAMHTNFDHVFKGTNYWLAKSFALSNLKPLRKLQNYYKVIVTFVPTQYVSQVRSALAQSGAGVIGNYTECSYNVQGYGTFRPNQEAQPFSGVKNQLSQEVEVRLEMRFPAYLERQIIKALHQSHPYETPAYHIFADHSTQELYDGAGIIGELPTSYTPQEFLKVAKQVLKIPFLRYTYTHKKKIQRVALCGGAGSFLISDAVQQNADAFITADITYHTFFDVPASLMLIDGGHYETEQYVAQAIAHIISQKFESIPVYSTQVNTNPVLYF